A stretch of Miscanthus floridulus cultivar M001 chromosome 13, ASM1932011v1, whole genome shotgun sequence DNA encodes these proteins:
- the LOC136499800 gene encoding uncharacterized protein — protein MIKSAKLYMLKDKLSNFKMKDDESILDVFYRLQVIINDLKSLGEKVKDEDFSHKFLMCLPKRFKTLRTMIFRGGLKDVSPNEVLGGGMTKDQYNDDDDEVVKKEDEDKKKSVAFKASTSSKNKSKGKAKKEESSDNECFNDDSDDEALALFVRKFGKMMKKGYGARKRRDHTKKKEYVRLCYNCKSPRHVVEECPYNSDNEENEKKKDKKEKKEKEEKITFKKKKGGSYVATWDTDASSDDDDSSDDDKKESKKKALASIAINKPSLFDTSSRFMAKGTKVKYDESENDDSKSENDSDDDEFSNELMSMLEQADSIINKKSKKCKELQKKLSALEQSFDELNATHERLVEAHEKLSKAHTKLEKAHSLLLEQDKERVILIIHHHYYSYLYY, from the exons atgataaaaagtgccaagctctacatgctcaaagacaagctatcaaacttcaagatgaaagatgatgagtcCATTCTAGATGTGTTCTATAGGCTACAAGTCATCATCAATGATCTCAAGAGTTtgggtgagaaggtgaaggatgaggacttctctcacaagttcttaaTGTGCTTGCCAAAGAGATTCAAGACATTGAGAACTATGATCTTTAGAGGTGGATTGAAGGATGTATCTCCCAATGAGGTACTTGGAGGTGGCATGACCAAAGATcaatataatgatgatgatgatgaggttgtgaagaaggaagacgaagacaagaagaagagtgtagcattcaaggctagcacctcatccaagaacaagagcaagggtAAGGctaagaaagaagaatcaagtgataatGAATGcttcaatgatgatagtgatgatgaagcactagctctctttgtgcgcaaatttggcaagatgatgaaaaagggctatggtgcaagaaagagaagagatcacactaagAAAAAGGAGTATGTGAGActatgctacaattgcaagagtccccGTCATGTTGTAGAAGAATGTCcttacaatagtgataatgaagaaaatgagaagaagaaggacaagaaggaaaagaaagaaaaggaggagaagataaccttcaagaagaagaagggtggctcCTATGTGGCGACATGGGATACTGATGCTTCTTCGGAtgatgatgactcaagtgatgatgacaagaaggaatccaagaagaaggctcttgcaagcattgctatcaacaagCCTTCACTATTTGACACTTCATCACGCTTCATGGCCAAGggcaccaaggtaaaatatgatgaaagtgaaaatgatgatagtaaaagtgaaaatgatagtgatgatgatgaattttcAAATGAACTAATGAGCATGCTAGAACAAGCCGACTCAATAATtaacaagaaaagcaagaagtgcaaagaattgcaaaagaagcttagtgctcttgagcaatcctttgatgagctcaatgccactcatgagaggctagtggaagcccatgagaagcttagcaaagctCACACCAAGCTTGAGAAGGCTCACTCCTTGCTTCTTGAACAAGATAAGGAAAGGGTCata ctcatcatccaccaccactactactcctacctctactactag